The Aureimonas mangrovi genome contains the following window.
TGGCGGAGGCCGGCTACGAGGACGGCTTCTCCGTCACGCTCGACACGCCGAACAACCGCTACGTCAACGATGAGGCGATCGCGCAGGCCGTTGCCGGCATGCTCTCGCAGATCGGCATCAACGTCACGCTGGCCTCGCGGCCGGTGGCGCAGCACTCGCCGCTCGTCCAGAATAACGAGACGGACTTCTACCTCTTCGGCTGGGGCGTTCCGACCTTCGATTCGGCCTACAACTTCAACGATCTCGTCCACACCAAGGACGGCGACTACGGCGCCTATAACGGCGGCCTCTATTCCAACCCCGAACTCGACGCGATGATCGAAGGCCTCGGCACGGAGATCGACGAGACCGTCCGCGACCAGGCGATCGCCGACATCTGGGCGACGGTGCAGGAGGACCGTGTCTTCCTGCCGATCCACAACCAGGTGCTCGCCTACGCCATGAACGAGAACCTGACGCTCCCCGTGCAGCCGGAGAACCAGCCGCGCATGTACGAGATGCAAGTCGCCGAGTAACGGCGCGAAAGACAGACCGGCCCGCCCCGCGAGAGACCTTGCGGGGCGGGCCGCTTTTTTAGCGGATGGTGACGCCGGTCCCGCCGCCGTACGGAGACTTTCCCGCCATGCTGGCCTTCATCCTGAGACGCCTGGCTCAGTCGATCGTGGTGATGCTCGTCGTCGCCCTGATCTCCTTCATGCTCTTCCGCTTCGTCGGAGACCCGCTCGTCTCGATGGTCGGCCAGGACACGCGGCTCGACGAGATCGCCGCCCTGCGCGAGCGCCTCGGCCTGAACGACCCCTTCTACATCCAGTTCTTCAACTTCGTCGTGAACGCCCTGCAGGGCGAGTTCGGCATCTCCTACCGCCTGCAGCAGCCGGTGATGGACCTCATCGTCTCGCGCGCGCCGGCAACGCTGGAACTTGCCTTCACCTCCGCGCTGATCGCGCTGTTCATGGGTCTTGCGCTCGGTGTCTACACCGCGATCCGCCCGAACGGCGTCGTCTCGCGCTTCTTGATGACGGCTTCGCTCGTCGGCGTCTCGTTGCCCACTTTCCTGATCGGCATCGCGCTCATCTACGTCTTCGCGGTCGAGCTCGGCTGGCTGCCCTCCTATGGGCGCGGCCAGACCGTCAATCTCGGCGGCTGGCAGACGGGCTTCCTGACTGAAAGCGGCCTGCGCTCGCTCGTCCTACCGGCGATCACGCTGTCCCTCTACCAGATGACGCTGATCATGCGCCTCGTGCGCGCCGAGATGCTGGAGGTCCTGCGCTCGGACTACATCAAGTTCGCCCGAGCGCGTGGCGTGCCGCAGCGGCGCATCAATTTCGGCCACGCGCTGAAGAACACGATGGTGCCCGTCATCACGATCACCGGCCTCCAGCTGGGCTCGATCATCGCATTTGCCGTCGTCACCGAAACGGTCTTCCAGTGGCCCGGCGTCGGGCTCCTCTTCATCCAGTCGGTCCAGGTCGTCGACGTGCCCGTGATGGCCGCCTACCTGATGCTGATCGCCTTCGTCTTCGTCGTCATCAACCTCGTGGTGGACCTTCTCTACCACGTGGTCGATCCGCGCCTGCGCGTCTCGACCGGCACGGCGAAATAAGGACCTTTCCCATGAGCGACACCGCCAAGCCCGTACCGACACCGCCGCAGCGCTCGGTCTTCTTCCGCGCCTGGGATTCGGATCTCGGCTATTCCTTCCGCAAGTCCCCGGTCACGATCTGTGCGGCACTCGTCGTGCTCGTCCTCGTCGGGTCGGCGCTGCTCGCGCCGTGGATCGCTCCGACGAACCCTTTCGACGGACGCGGCATCAACCTGATGAACGGCTTCACGCCGCCGATGACGGCGAACCAGTTCACCGGTGAAACCTTCCTGATGGGCACCGACAACCAGGGCCGCGACATCTTCTCCGCCATCCTCTACGGCAGCCGGGTCTCGCTCTTCGTCGGCTTCTCGGCGGTGGCCTTCTCGCTGATCCTGGGCGTCTCGCTCGGGCTTCTGGCCGGCTATGTCGGCGGGCGCACCGATTCCATCATCATGCGCATCGCCGACGTGCAGCTTTCTTTCCCGGTGATCCTGATCGCGCTCCTGATCTTCGGCATCGCGCGCGGCTTCCTGCCGCCGCAGTACCGCGAGACGATGGCGGTCTATGTCCTGATCGTCGCCATCGGCCTCTCGGACTGGGTGCAGTACGCGCGCACCGTGCGCGGCGCGACGCTGGTGCAGAAGAACAAGGAATACGTGCAGGCCGCGCAGCTCATCGGGCGCAAGCCCTTCGCGATCATGTTCCGCCACGTCCTGCCGAACGTCACCGAGCCGATCCTCGTGATCGCCACCATCTCGCTGGCGCTCGCGATCATCTCGGAATCAACTCTCTCCTTCCTCGGCGTCGGCGTGCCGCCGACCCAGCCCTCGCTTGGCACGCTGATCCGCATCGGCCAGGGCTTCCTGTTCTCCGGCGAATGGTGGATTCTCCTGTTCCCCTCCCTGACGCTCCTTGCGCTCGCGCTCTCCATCAACCTCCTGGGCGACTGGCTGCGCGAGGCGCTGAACCCGAGGCTGGCGAAATGAGCGCGGTCCTCGAAGTCGCGGCCGCCAAGGTCGCCAAGGCGACGCCGGTCATTTCGCTGAAGGATCTCGTCGTGGAATTCCCCACGCGGCGCGGAACCCTGCGCGCCATCGACAAGGTGTCGTTCGACGTGGCGCCGGGCGAGATCCTCGGCGTCGTCGGCGAATCCGGCGCCGGCAAGTCGATCACCGGCTCGGCGATCATCGGCCTTATCGACCCCCCGGGGCGCGTCGCGGGCGGCGAAATCCTGCTCAAGGGCGAGCGGATCGACAATCTGCCCGAGGAAGAGATGCGGCGCCTGCGTGGCAAGCGCATCGGCATGGTCTTCCAGGATCCGCTGACGAGCCTCAACCCGCTCTACACGGTGGGCGAGCAGCTCATCGAGACGATCCGCACGCATCTTCCGGTTTCAGCCGCCGATGCGCGAAAGCGCGCCATCGACCTTCTGGCTGATGTCGGCATTCCGGCGCCCGCCCAGCGGGTGGACTCGTATCCGCACCAGTTCTCGGGCGGCATGCGCCAGCGCGTCGTCATCGCGCTCGCTTTGTGCGCCGAGCCCGAGTTCATCGTGGCCGACGAGCCGACGACCGCGCTCGACGTCTCGCTGCAGGCGCAGATCATCGCGGTGTTCAAGAAGGTCTGCGCCGAGCGCGGCACCTCGGCCATCCTCATCACGCACGACATGGGCGTGATCGCCGAGGCCGCCGACCGCGTTGCCGTCCTGTATGCCGGGCGCATCGCCGAGGTCGGACCGGTGAAGGACATGCTTCAGCATCCGCTGCACCCCTACACCTCCGGCCTGATGGGCTCGATCCCCTCGATCGCGGGCACCGACGAGCGGCTGCGCCAGATCACCGGGGCCATGCCGCGCCTCAACCGCATCCCGAACGGCTGCGCCTTCCATCCGCGCTGCGAGCGCGAAATGCCGATGTGTTCAGCCAAGCGGCCCGGCCTCAACCATGTCGGCGCGACGGACGTCGCCTGCTTCCTCCATGGAGACGCCACGGCATGAGCGCGCTTCTGAAGATCGACCATCTCTCGCGCGAGTTCGACGTCTCGGCGCCCCTTCTCAACCGCATCATCGAGCGCAAGCCCAAGCAGAGCGTGAAGGCCGTCGACGACGTCACGCTCCAGATCGAAAAGGGCAAGACCTTCGCGCTCGTGGGCGAATCGGGATCGGGCAAGTCGACCATCGCACGCATGGTCGTCGGGCTGATCGAGCCGACGAAGGGCGCAGTGGAGTTCGACACCGTCGACATCTGGGACAAGGGCAATGCCCGCAAGCTCGGCGAACTGCGCCGCCGCTTCCAGATGATCTTCCAGGACCCCTACGCCTCGCTGAACCCTCGCTGGCGCGTGCGCGACATCATCGCCGAGCCTCTGAAGACCTACGGCATCGCCACGACCAAGGCCGAGATCGACAAGGAGGTCGGCCGGCTTCTCGAGGTCGTGAAGCTCTCGCCCGAGGACGGGATCAAGTATCCGCACCAGTTCTCGGGTGGCCAGCGCCAGCGCATCTGCATCGCGCGCGCGCTCGCCAACCGGCCGGAGTTCATCGTCTGCGACGAGCCGACCTCGGCCCTCGACGTCTCGGTCCAGGCGCAGATCCTCAACCTGATGAAGGACCTGCAGGACGAGTTCGGCCTGACCTACCTGTTCATCTCCCACAATCTCGCGGTGGTGAACTACATGGCCGACGAGGTGGGCGTCCTCTATCTCGGCCGCCTGTGCGAGATCGCGCCGCCGAAGGTGCTGTTCGAGCGCGCGCGCCATCCCTACACGCGCTCGCTCCTCGACTCCGTGCCGGACATGGAGATGACCGGCCGCGAGCGCTCGCCGGTGAAGGGCGAGATCCCGAACCCGATCTCACCGCCGTCCGGCTGCTTCTTCCACCCCCGTTGCCCCCACGCCAACGACCGCTGCCGGCGCGAGGCGCCGCTGATGAAACCGCAGGACGGCGTCATCGTCGCGTGCCACGGCGTGGAAGAGGGCCGCATCTGACGTTGCACGATTGACACGCGTGCTTCCCCGCGCCCATCCTCGCCTCATTCCGAGGGGTGCGCCGCTTTCGCAAAGGAAGGCGGCGCTGAGACGGCGGTCGCCGAACCCTTGAACCTGATCCGGGTCATGCCGGCGTAGGAACGGGAACCGGCGGACCGCGTACGGGACGCCTCGCCTCATCCCTCGTCGGCCGCCCGTGGCGATGAAGGGAGACGCAGATGAACGAGCGATTCACGGAAGCACTGCGGCAGGCCGCAAGCGAGGACTGGCAGGCGACGATCGGCCATCGCTTCGTGGACGAGCTTCTTGCCGGGACGATCGACGATGCGGTCATGGCGCGGTATCTCGTGCAGGATCACCGCTTCCTTGATGCCTTCCTGATGCTCCTCGGCGCCGCACAGGCAAGCGCGGACAATTTCACGGCCCGGCTGCGCCTCGCACGCTTCGGGGGGATGATCGCGGGCGAGGAGAACACTTATTTCGAGCGCTCCTTCGAAGCGCTCGGCGTCGACAATGGGACGCGGGAGGCCACACCGGATACGGAGCCGACCGCCGGCTTCAAGGCGATCATGCGCGAGGCCGCCACCATGCGCTCCTACGCCGGCGCGCTGAGCGTCCTGTGCGTTGCGGAGTGGTCCTATCTCGAATGGGCAATGCGCGCCGACGCCCGGCGTCCCGACAACTTCGTCCACGACGAATGGATCACGCTGCACGACAACCCGGCCTTTCGTGATTTCGTGGTCTTCCTGCGTGCGGAGCTGGATCGCGTCGGACCGCACGAGGACGCGGTGTGCCGCGATCTTTTCACGCGTGCCGTCCGTCTCGAAAGGGCTTTCTTCGACGCCGCCTACGAGATTTGACACGCGGTCTTTAACGCGCGGCTATACGGCGCGGAAACGATCGACTTTCAGGTGCGCACCGTGGTGATCGCCCCCCAACATCGCCCTACCGGAGAGCCGCGAGCGTTGCGAAATGTGCACTTCACCGTCCCGTGAAATGCAACTTGTGTCATGATCCCATCGCGCGTTTAAGGTGGTTGCGGTCACGGGGGTGCGCGCAATGGCGGTCGAAGGCGGCGGTGGATACGATCTGGCGCAGGTGGTTGCGCTACTCGGAGCGGGCGTCATCGCGGTGCCGATCTTCAAGCGGCTCGGCCTCGGCCCTGTCCTCGGCTACTTCACGGCGGGTTTGGTCGTCGGGCCCTTCGGCCTGGCGCTATTTGAGGACCCCGAGCGCATCCTGCACTTCGCCGAATTCGGCGTGATCATGCTCCTCTTCATCATCGGGCTCGAGATGGAGCCTGCGCGTCTGTGGGCGCTTCGTCGCCAGATCTTCGGGCTGGGGCTCGCGCAGGTCGCCCTGTGCGGCACGCTCCTGACGCTCGCGGGCACTTTCGCGGGCCTGCCGCTGTCTGTCGCCTTCGTGGCCGGGCTCGGTTTCGTGCTCTCCTCCACAGCCGTCGTGATGCAGATGCTGGAGGAGCGCGGCGAGACCGCCACGCCCGCCGGCCAGCGGGCAGTCTCCATCCTGCTACTGGAAGACCTCGCCATCGTGCCGCTTCTGGCGGTCGTTGCCTTCATCGGGCCGCGTGGCGGGGAGGAGGCCACGCCGCTCTGGCAGGAAATGGGGATCGCCTTCGTCGCGCTCGCCGTCCTCGTCCTCGTGGGACGCTACCTCCTCAATCCGATGTTCGCGGTGCTGGCGCGCGCAAAGGCTCGAGAGGTGATGACCGCGGCGGCTCTGCTCGTCGTCCTCGGCGCGGCGCTCCTCATGGACGAGGGCGGCCTTTCGATGGCGATGGGCGCGTTCCTCGCCGGCGTGTTCCTGTCCGAATCCACCTTCAAGAACCAGCTCGAGGCCGATATCGACCCGTTCCGCGGCATCCTCCTCGGCCTCTTCTTCCTCGCCGTCGGCATGTCGCTAGATCTTTCGGTGATCGCGCGCGAATGGGCGATGATCGCCGTTGCGGTCGTCGGCTTCATCCTGGTGAAGTCCATCGGCATCTACGTCGTCGCGCGTCTTCTCGGTTCGACGCGTCGCGAAGCGATCGTGCGCGTCAGCCTCTTCGCACAGGGCGGCGAGTTCGCCTTCGTCCTGTATTCGGCTGCGGTGGCCAACGGCATCTTCGATGGTGAGACCAACGCCATCTTCACCGCCACCGTCATCATCTCGATGGCTTTGACCCCGATCACCGCCATCATCATGCGCCATGTCATGCCGGACGAACCGATCTCGTTCGAAGGCATCGACAGGGCCGATGGCTTGCACGGCCGTGTTCTGATGATCGGCTTCGGACGCTTCTCGCAAGCCGCCAGCCAGTCGATCCTCGCACGCGGGATCGAGATTTCGATCATCGAGAGCGACGTCGACATGATCCGGGCAGCCACCGATTTCGGCTTCAAGGTCTATTTCGGGGAGGGGGCTCGGCTCGACACGCTGCGCGCTTCGGGTGCCGGCACGGCCGAGGCGGTGCTGGTCTGCGTTGACGATCCGGCCGCCTCGACACGGATCGTCAAGCTTCTCAAAACCGAGTTTCCGCACGTGACGGTCTTCGCCAGAGCGCATGACCGCGGACACGCGCTCGATCTCGTGAAGGCCGGTGCGGACTATCAGATCCGCGAGACGTTCGAATCGGCCATGGTCTTCGGCGCCGAGGTGCTGCGCCATTTCGACACCGAAGAGGAGACGATCGCCGACATCCTCGAAGATGTGCGCAAGCGCGATGCGGAGCGCTTCGATCTGCAACTTGCTGGCGGCCTCTATGCAGGGCGCGACCTGATGCACGGCAACGCGCCCGTCCCCGCGCCGTTGATCAGGCCGCGCAAGCCGGGCGTGCTGGTCGACGAGAAGGGCAACGAGAGCACCATGCCCGCCGCGTCATAGCCTCACAGGACGAGGATTGCCCGCAAATCGTTGACGTTGGTGAGCGTCGGCCCTGTCTTGACGAGGTCACCGAGCGCGTCGAACAGCGTGTAGCTGTCGTGGGCGGCGAGTGTGCGGCCCGGATCGAAACCCGCCGCGCGGGCACGCGCCAGAGTGTCGGGCGAGACGATCGCCCCCGCCGCGTCCTCGGTGCCGTCGATGCCGTCCGTATCGCCAGCCAGCGCGTGGATTTCCGCTGTGCCGTCCAGGGCGATGGCCAGCGAAAGCAGGAACTCTGTGTTTCGCCCGCCCCGTCCGGGCGTTTCCTGCCCGATCGAGACCGTCGTCTCGCCGCCCGACAGGATCACCGCGGGAGCGGCGCAGGGGTGGCCATGATTTCGCACCGAGCGTGCGATCCCGGCCATCAGCGTGCCGGCGTCGCGCGCTTCGCCTTCCAGCGCATCGCCCAGGATGATCGGCGTGATCCCCTGCTCGCGCGCGAAACCGGCCGCCGCCTCCAGCGCCATCTGCGGGGTGGCGATCATGCGGTAATCCGCCTCGAACGGGGGGAGGGAGGGCGGCGCTGCGCGAAGCAGCTCCGCCGCCTTCGGTGGCACTGCGGATCCCAGACGATCGGCGAGGACGGAGAGGTCGGCCGAGGCTTGCGGGTCGTCGACCGTCGGTCCGGAGGCGATGGCGCGGGGGTCGTCTCCCGGCACGTCGGAAATCGCAAGCGTCACGAGGCGCGCGGGTGCGGCGGCCCGAGCCAGGCGTCCGCCCTTGATGCCGGAAAGTCGGCGACGCACGCGGTTCATCTCGTTGATGCCGGCGCCGCTCTTGAGGAGAAGGCGGTTGACCGTCTTCTTGTCCTCGAGCGTCAGCCCTTCGGCCGGAAGCGCCATCAGCGACGAGCCGCCGCCGGAAATCAACGCGAGCACCAGATCGTCAGACGTCAGCCCCGCCACCGCAGCGAGGATGCGACGGGCGGCGCGCTCGCTGTTCTCGTCGGGCACCGGGTGGGCGGCTTCGATCACCTCGATCCGGCGCGTCGGTACCGCATGGCCGTAGCGCGTGACGACGACGCCATCGAGAGCGACATCCGGCCAGGCCGCCTCGAGCGCGGCAGCCATCAGCGCCGCAGACTTGCCGGCGCCGACGACGACGCAGCGGCCCGTGGGCTTCTCCGGCAAGTGCCGCGCGAGGACGTGCCTCGGGTCGGCGCTCGCGATGGCCTGGGCAAACAGCTCTTCAAGGAACTGCCGAGCCTGCCTCTCCTTCATGCCGTTTTCCCTCCCCAGGTCGTTGCACCGGCGCCGTGATGCCATGCCTAGGTGGGTTGGTAAACGCGAAAAGGCGCCCCGCGAAAGCCTCGCGGAACGCCTGATCGTGGTCGACCCTCTCTCGAAACGGTGAAGCTGACATGCAGCTCCGGCGCACGATCAGGTGAGGCCGAGGAAGCTCAGAATGGCGACGATGACGACGATGACGCCAATGATGTAGAAGATGTTCAAAGGTCTCACTCCTGTTCCTGACGGGAACGTGAACGCGTCGGCAGCCCAATCGTTCCGGCCCCGACAGGTTCTTGTCACCATCGGCCCTTCAGGAGCGTTGAGCTTTTGCCAGGCTCTTGCGCGCGCGCGGCGTCGACATGCGGATCACCCCGTAGATGCCGAGGCCAATGCTCGCCACCGTAACGATGGCGACGAGGCCGACGAAGTGCGCCTCGCTGTCCAGGCCCATCTCGCCGGCGCCCCGCGCGGCCACGTAGCCCGGTGCGAGGATCAGAGGAGCCCAGACGAAGGCCGATGCGATATTGGCGACCTGGAAGCGCAAGTGATCCATCCGGATGATTCCGGCAACCAGCGGGACGGTCGAGCGGACGGGGCCGAAGAAGCGGCCGAGGAAGACGGCGAGGACGCCGTATTTACGGAAGAACAGGCGCGCGCGCGCCACGCCCTGTCGATGATTGCGCATGAAGCGCGTCTGCACGAGGCCGGGCCCGAAATAGGCGCCGACATAATAGGACACGGCGTCGCCAAGGATTGCCCCGACGATGGTGGCGATGAGGATCGGCGCCGGATCAAGCACTCCGGCTCCGATCAGGCCGCCGATCAGAAGCATGACGGCCGTGGCCGGAATCAGGAGGCCGATCACGGCCAGCGATTCCCCGAAGGCGATGAGGCCGACGATCGGGATCGCCCAGGCCTGATGCGTTTCGATCAGCGCGCTGATCCAGTCCACCCACACATCCATTCCGAGTATCCTCATGTCGCCCCGCGCCGGGACCCTACGCGGCAAGCGTTAAGATCAGAATGTCGGCGAGGGCGTGGCGGAAACGCTTGCGCGGGGCGAACATCTCGCGATACGCCGCAGGCGGCGGAACGGCGCGGACCGGCCCGCGGGGGAGCGCCCGGCCTTTGCGTTGGAACCTGAAAGCCACCGGATCGACGGCCGGCATCGTGCTGATGCTCGTCGGCATCGCCCTGTTCGCGGCCAACGACGCGATGGGCAAGTGGCTGGTGGCGACCTATGCCGTCGGTCAGATCATGCTGATCCGTTCGCTCGCCGCACTGGCCGTCCTCGCCCCCTTCATCCGGCGCGAGGGCCGTTCGATCCTCACCCCGCCGCGTGCTGGCCTGCATCTCCTGCGCGCCTTCGGGGGCGCGGCCGAGAGCGCGCTTTTTTACGCGGCGCTCTTCTACCTGCCGCTCGCGCAGGTCATGACCTTCTATCTGGCTTCGCCGATCTACGTTGTCGCCCTGTCGGCGCTGTTCCTAGGCGAGCGTGTCGGCTGGCGGCGGTGGCTTGCAGTCTTGGTCGGCTTCGCGGGCGTCGTGGTGGCCCTCGGGCCGAGCCTTTCGGTCGCCTCGATCGGCGCGGCGATCGCCATCGTCGGCAGCTTCGCCTTCGCGATTCTGATCGTGCTCACCCGGCGCCTTTCGGATGCGGGCGGCACGACGCTGATCGCGTGGCAGATGACGGCGAGCGCGATCATCGGCCTCGTCCTCGCGCCCTTCGCGTGGACACCGCCGAGCGCGACCGGCCTTCTCGCGCTCTGCCTTCTGGGCCTTGTCGCCATGGCCGCCCATGTCTGCGTGAACCGCTCGCTCGCGGTCGCGGAAGCCTCGGTCGTGGTGCCCTTCCAGTACACGCTCATCATCTGGGCGATTGTCTACGGCGTCCTGATCTTCGGCGACGAGCCGAGCGCGGCGCTTTTTGTCGGCGCTGGGCTGATCGTAGCCTCCGGGCTCTTCATCCTCATGCGCGAGCGCAAGAAAGGGCTGCCGCCGACCGCCCTCGCGGTGCCCGACGCGATCGCCGAGGGCGAGCCGAGGAGTTGAGGACGCGCGTCGACCTGTGTCATTCGCGCCCTAGCTATCGCGCTGGATACTGCAACGCAGCACCGCGAGACCAAATGGGCCCGCGAGCATAAAACAAGGATCGACCATGTTCCGCTTCTTCGCCTCCACCATCGGCGTCATCTTCGTCATCGGCCTCATCGTCGTGATCGGCCTCCTGATGCTGATCTTCTGAGGCTC
Protein-coding sequences here:
- a CDS encoding ABC transporter permease, with protein sequence MLAFILRRLAQSIVVMLVVALISFMLFRFVGDPLVSMVGQDTRLDEIAALRERLGLNDPFYIQFFNFVVNALQGEFGISYRLQQPVMDLIVSRAPATLELAFTSALIALFMGLALGVYTAIRPNGVVSRFLMTASLVGVSLPTFLIGIALIYVFAVELGWLPSYGRGQTVNLGGWQTGFLTESGLRSLVLPAITLSLYQMTLIMRLVRAEMLEVLRSDYIKFARARGVPQRRINFGHALKNTMVPVITITGLQLGSIIAFAVVTETVFQWPGVGLLFIQSVQVVDVPVMAAYLMLIAFVFVVINLVVDLLYHVVDPRLRVSTGTAK
- a CDS encoding ABC transporter permease — encoded protein: MSDTAKPVPTPPQRSVFFRAWDSDLGYSFRKSPVTICAALVVLVLVGSALLAPWIAPTNPFDGRGINLMNGFTPPMTANQFTGETFLMGTDNQGRDIFSAILYGSRVSLFVGFSAVAFSLILGVSLGLLAGYVGGRTDSIIMRIADVQLSFPVILIALLIFGIARGFLPPQYRETMAVYVLIVAIGLSDWVQYARTVRGATLVQKNKEYVQAAQLIGRKPFAIMFRHVLPNVTEPILVIATISLALAIISESTLSFLGVGVPPTQPSLGTLIRIGQGFLFSGEWWILLFPSLTLLALALSINLLGDWLREALNPRLAK
- a CDS encoding ABC transporter ATP-binding protein, producing the protein MSAVLEVAAAKVAKATPVISLKDLVVEFPTRRGTLRAIDKVSFDVAPGEILGVVGESGAGKSITGSAIIGLIDPPGRVAGGEILLKGERIDNLPEEEMRRLRGKRIGMVFQDPLTSLNPLYTVGEQLIETIRTHLPVSAADARKRAIDLLADVGIPAPAQRVDSYPHQFSGGMRQRVVIALALCAEPEFIVADEPTTALDVSLQAQIIAVFKKVCAERGTSAILITHDMGVIAEAADRVAVLYAGRIAEVGPVKDMLQHPLHPYTSGLMGSIPSIAGTDERLRQITGAMPRLNRIPNGCAFHPRCEREMPMCSAKRPGLNHVGATDVACFLHGDATA
- a CDS encoding ABC transporter ATP-binding protein — protein: MSALLKIDHLSREFDVSAPLLNRIIERKPKQSVKAVDDVTLQIEKGKTFALVGESGSGKSTIARMVVGLIEPTKGAVEFDTVDIWDKGNARKLGELRRRFQMIFQDPYASLNPRWRVRDIIAEPLKTYGIATTKAEIDKEVGRLLEVVKLSPEDGIKYPHQFSGGQRQRICIARALANRPEFIVCDEPTSALDVSVQAQILNLMKDLQDEFGLTYLFISHNLAVVNYMADEVGVLYLGRLCEIAPPKVLFERARHPYTRSLLDSVPDMEMTGRERSPVKGEIPNPISPPSGCFFHPRCPHANDRCRREAPLMKPQDGVIVACHGVEEGRI
- a CDS encoding TenA family protein; the protein is MNERFTEALRQAASEDWQATIGHRFVDELLAGTIDDAVMARYLVQDHRFLDAFLMLLGAAQASADNFTARLRLARFGGMIAGEENTYFERSFEALGVDNGTREATPDTEPTAGFKAIMREAATMRSYAGALSVLCVAEWSYLEWAMRADARRPDNFVHDEWITLHDNPAFRDFVVFLRAELDRVGPHEDAVCRDLFTRAVRLERAFFDAAYEI
- a CDS encoding monovalent cation:proton antiporter-2 (CPA2) family protein; translated protein: MAVEGGGGYDLAQVVALLGAGVIAVPIFKRLGLGPVLGYFTAGLVVGPFGLALFEDPERILHFAEFGVIMLLFIIGLEMEPARLWALRRQIFGLGLAQVALCGTLLTLAGTFAGLPLSVAFVAGLGFVLSSTAVVMQMLEERGETATPAGQRAVSILLLEDLAIVPLLAVVAFIGPRGGEEATPLWQEMGIAFVALAVLVLVGRYLLNPMFAVLARAKAREVMTAAALLVVLGAALLMDEGGLSMAMGAFLAGVFLSESTFKNQLEADIDPFRGILLGLFFLAVGMSLDLSVIAREWAMIAVAVVGFILVKSIGIYVVARLLGSTRREAIVRVSLFAQGGEFAFVLYSAAVANGIFDGETNAIFTATVIISMALTPITAIIMRHVMPDEPISFEGIDRADGLHGRVLMIGFGRFSQAASQSILARGIEISIIESDVDMIRAATDFGFKVYFGEGARLDTLRASGAGTAEAVLVCVDDPAASTRIVKLLKTEFPHVTVFARAHDRGHALDLVKAGADYQIRETFESAMVFGAEVLRHFDTEEETIADILEDVRKRDAERFDLQLAGGLYAGRDLMHGNAPVPAPLIRPRKPGVLVDEKGNESTMPAAS
- a CDS encoding glycerate kinase type-2 family protein, which produces MKERQARQFLEELFAQAIASADPRHVLARHLPEKPTGRCVVVGAGKSAALMAAALEAAWPDVALDGVVVTRYGHAVPTRRIEVIEAAHPVPDENSERAARRILAAVAGLTSDDLVLALISGGGSSLMALPAEGLTLEDKKTVNRLLLKSGAGINEMNRVRRRLSGIKGGRLARAAAPARLVTLAISDVPGDDPRAIASGPTVDDPQASADLSVLADRLGSAVPPKAAELLRAAPPSLPPFEADYRMIATPQMALEAAAGFAREQGITPIILGDALEGEARDAGTLMAGIARSVRNHGHPCAAPAVILSGGETTVSIGQETPGRGGRNTEFLLSLAIALDGTAEIHALAGDTDGIDGTEDAAGAIVSPDTLARARAAGFDPGRTLAAHDSYTLFDALGDLVKTGPTLTNVNDLRAILVL
- a CDS encoding DedA family protein; this translates as MDVWVDWISALIETHQAWAIPIVGLIAFGESLAVIGLLIPATAVMLLIGGLIGAGVLDPAPILIATIVGAILGDAVSYYVGAYFGPGLVQTRFMRNHRQGVARARLFFRKYGVLAVFLGRFFGPVRSTVPLVAGIIRMDHLRFQVANIASAFVWAPLILAPGYVAARGAGEMGLDSEAHFVGLVAIVTVASIGLGIYGVIRMSTPRARKSLAKAQRS
- a CDS encoding DMT family transporter, producing the protein MRWNLKATGSTAGIVLMLVGIALFAANDAMGKWLVATYAVGQIMLIRSLAALAVLAPFIRREGRSILTPPRAGLHLLRAFGGAAESALFYAALFYLPLAQVMTFYLASPIYVVALSALFLGERVGWRRWLAVLVGFAGVVVALGPSLSVASIGAAIAIVGSFAFAILIVLTRRLSDAGGTTLIAWQMTASAIIGLVLAPFAWTPPSATGLLALCLLGLVAMAAHVCVNRSLAVAEASVVVPFQYTLIIWAIVYGVLIFGDEPSAALFVGAGLIVASGLFILMRERKKGLPPTALAVPDAIAEGEPRS